Proteins from a genomic interval of Kitasatospora herbaricolor:
- the rpmG gene encoding 50S ribosomal protein L33: MARNELRPVVRLRSTAGTGYTYVTRLNRRNDPDRMALRKYDPVARQHVLFREER; this comes from the coding sequence ATGGCCCGCAACGAACTGCGCCCGGTCGTCCGACTGCGCTCCACGGCCGGCACCGGCTACACGTACGTGACCCGGCTGAACCGGCGCAACGACCCCGACCGGATGGCGCTGCGCAAGTACGACCCGGTCGCGCGGCAGCACGTGCTGTTCCGCGAGGAGCGCTGA
- a CDS encoding AAA family ATPase gives MPVVPAAAAPAPAAMTATPLFVSGSAAGPPPGHPAPQHPYGNPALRAHGAPGPPGRPVPAGATGHFLLPSGAPVQLPAHPQQHAPTGPIAVLLIGPAGAGKTTVARHWAERRPSPTAHISLDDVREWVQSGFANPQSGWNNASEAQYRLARRTCGFACRNYLANGISCIIDDAVFPDRPAIGLGGWKRHIGPGMIPVVLLPGLDSVLARNARRSGNRRLSDEEVARIHGRMAGWYNSGLPIIDNSQLDVAATAAALDQVILARLLGRPVR, from the coding sequence ATGCCGGTGGTGCCCGCGGCCGCCGCCCCCGCGCCGGCCGCCATGACCGCGACCCCGCTCTTCGTCAGCGGCAGCGCCGCGGGACCGCCCCCCGGCCACCCCGCCCCCCAGCACCCGTACGGGAACCCGGCCCTGCGCGCGCACGGAGCCCCCGGCCCGCCGGGCCGGCCGGTTCCCGCCGGTGCGACCGGGCACTTCCTGCTGCCGTCCGGCGCGCCCGTGCAGCTCCCGGCGCACCCGCAGCAGCACGCCCCCACCGGCCCCATCGCCGTCCTGCTGATCGGCCCGGCCGGCGCCGGCAAGACGACCGTCGCCCGGCACTGGGCCGAGCGCCGCCCGTCCCCGACCGCGCACATCAGCCTGGACGACGTCCGCGAGTGGGTGCAGTCCGGCTTCGCCAACCCGCAGTCCGGCTGGAACAACGCCTCCGAGGCCCAGTACCGGCTGGCCCGCCGCACCTGCGGCTTCGCCTGCCGCAACTACCTCGCCAACGGCATCTCCTGCATCATCGACGACGCGGTCTTCCCCGACCGCCCGGCGATCGGCCTCGGCGGCTGGAAGCGCCACATCGGCCCCGGCATGATCCCTGTGGTGCTGCTCCCCGGCCTGGACTCCGTCCTCGCCCGCAACGCCCGCCGCAGCGGCAACCGTCGCCTCAGCGACGAGGAGGTCGCCCGGATCCACGGCCGGATGGCCGGCTGGTACAACTCCGGGCTGCCGATCATCGACAACTCGCAGCTGGACGTCGCGGCCACCGCCGCCGCCCTGGACCAGGTCATCCTGGCCCGGCTGCTGGGCCGGCCGGTGCGCTGA
- a CDS encoding HoxN/HupN/NixA family nickel/cobalt transporter: MTLPEIGAARTAAPAVDPALPAFRWRREDTVRTAGLMVVILAMHVLAFGTLFFLVAPHEYAVGTQVFGVGLGITAYTLGMRHAFDADHIAVIDNTTRKLMADGRRPVSVGFWFALGHSSMVVLMAALVAGGAQLANTLMDEDSVTHQWLGVLGTSASGAFLYLIGALNLAALFGILRVFRAMRDGRYDEAELEEHLNSRGLFNRVLSRATRSITRPGQMFPVGMVLGLGFDTATEVTLMVMAGSGAAAGLPWYAIVCLPLLFAAGMSLFDTLDGTFMNFAYQWAFSNPVRKVYYNLTITGLSIAVAFIIGTIELVGVLHEKLDLTDPVSGWIAGLSLDNVGYVIVGLFVVVWAAAIAYWRLGRVEQRWAARP, translated from the coding sequence ATGACCCTGCCCGAAATCGGTGCTGCCCGAACGGCGGCGCCCGCGGTCGATCCCGCGCTCCCCGCCTTCCGCTGGCGGCGCGAGGACACCGTACGGACGGCCGGGCTGATGGTGGTGATCCTGGCCATGCACGTGCTGGCGTTCGGGACGCTGTTCTTCCTGGTCGCACCGCACGAGTACGCGGTCGGTACCCAGGTCTTCGGGGTTGGCCTGGGCATCACCGCCTACACCCTGGGGATGCGGCACGCCTTCGACGCCGACCACATCGCGGTGATCGACAACACCACCCGCAAGCTGATGGCGGACGGCCGGCGCCCGGTGTCGGTGGGCTTCTGGTTCGCGCTCGGGCACTCCTCGATGGTCGTGCTGATGGCGGCCCTGGTGGCGGGCGGCGCCCAGCTGGCCAACACCCTGATGGACGAGGACTCGGTCACCCACCAGTGGCTCGGGGTGCTGGGCACCAGCGCGTCCGGGGCCTTCCTCTACCTGATCGGCGCGCTCAACCTGGCCGCGCTCTTCGGCATCCTTCGGGTCTTCCGGGCGATGCGGGACGGGCGCTACGACGAGGCGGAGCTGGAGGAGCACCTCAACTCCCGGGGCCTGTTCAACCGGGTGCTGAGCCGGGCCACCCGCTCGATCACCCGGCCCGGCCAGATGTTCCCGGTCGGCATGGTGCTGGGCCTCGGCTTCGACACCGCGACCGAGGTGACCCTGATGGTGATGGCCGGCAGCGGCGCCGCGGCGGGCCTGCCCTGGTACGCGATCGTCTGCCTGCCGCTGCTGTTCGCCGCCGGGATGAGCCTGTTCGACACGCTGGACGGGACGTTCATGAACTTCGCCTACCAGTGGGCGTTCTCCAACCCGGTGCGCAAGGTGTACTACAACCTGACCATCACCGGGCTGTCGATCGCGGTCGCCTTCATCATCGGCACCATCGAACTGGTCGGCGTGCTGCACGAGAAGCTGGACCTGACCGACCCGGTCAGCGGCTGGATCGCCGGCCTCTCGCTCGACAACGTCGGGTACGTGATCGTCGGCCTGTTCGTGGTGGTCTGGGCGGCGGCGATCGCGTACTGGCGACTGGGCCGGGTCGAGCAGCGCTGGGCCGCCCGCCCCTGA
- a CDS encoding helix-turn-helix domain-containing protein, with the protein MPDPDLVTQALARNLKRLRTERGYTLDALAARAGVSRGMIVQIEQARTNPSVASVVRLADALGASIARLLDYDESAAVRIVTADQAVPLWSGPAGGSGTLLSGVEAPGPLELWAWRLEPGEGYSSEAHPAGTVEIVRVETGELTLSHGDRDHAVPAGSTASFEASESHGYRNDGAVPVRLTMVVSVPPPR; encoded by the coding sequence GTGCCGGATCCCGATCTCGTCACCCAGGCGCTCGCCCGGAACCTCAAACGGCTGCGCACCGAGCGCGGCTACACCCTGGACGCCCTGGCCGCCCGGGCCGGCGTCAGCCGGGGGATGATCGTGCAGATCGAGCAGGCGCGGACCAATCCCAGCGTCGCCTCGGTGGTGCGGCTCGCCGATGCGCTCGGCGCCTCGATCGCCCGGCTGCTCGACTACGACGAGAGCGCCGCGGTGCGGATCGTCACCGCCGACCAGGCCGTCCCGCTCTGGAGCGGCCCGGCCGGCGGCAGCGGCACGCTGCTCAGCGGCGTGGAGGCGCCCGGGCCGCTGGAACTCTGGGCCTGGCGCCTCGAACCCGGCGAGGGCTACAGCTCCGAGGCGCACCCGGCCGGCACGGTCGAGATCGTCCGGGTGGAGACCGGCGAGCTGACCCTCTCGCACGGCGACCGCGACCATGCGGTGCCGGCCGGCAGCACCGCCTCCTTCGAGGCCTCCGAGTCGCACGGCTACCGCAACGACGGCGCCGTGCCGGTACGGCTGACCATGGTCGTGTCGGTGCCGCCGCCGCGCTGA
- a CDS encoding quinone oxidoreductase family protein yields MRALRFHTYDGPAALRLDEVAEPVAGPGELLVRPELAGVTLPALRQLRGRGAPQAPAGPGGEYLGRVVAAGEGVTGFAPGDRVGGIAPAVHAELVAAPAGLAVAVPGAPAAGDALAVLRSGLVALGALRVGGLRAGESVLVTAAGGGVGHLAVQLARALGAGRVIAAVGAGEKAGFVRGLGADEVFRYQDGSWGAPVDLVLDGVGGEVLPRALDALAPFGRLVALGGAGGTLDAGELLGGMRTVTGLSMAVLARHRPGLLDEWRQELWELLGRGALRPVCTEFPVTAAAEAFGLLERRANLGKVVLRIS; encoded by the coding sequence GTGCGCGCACTCAGGTTCCACACGTACGACGGCCCGGCGGCGCTCCGGCTCGACGAGGTGGCCGAGCCCGTGGCCGGCCCGGGGGAGCTGCTGGTCCGGCCGGAGCTGGCCGGCGTCACGCTGCCCGCGCTCAGGCAGTTGCGGGGGCGAGGAGCCCCGCAGGCCCCGGCCGGCCCGGGCGGCGAGTACCTCGGCCGGGTGGTCGCGGCCGGCGAGGGCGTCACCGGCTTCGCGCCCGGCGACCGGGTCGGCGGGATCGCCCCGGCGGTGCACGCCGAGCTGGTGGCCGCCCCGGCGGGGCTCGCCGTCGCCGTGCCCGGTGCGCCGGCCGCCGGTGACGCGCTGGCGGTGCTGCGCAGCGGGCTGGTCGCCCTCGGCGCGCTGCGGGTGGGCGGCCTGCGGGCCGGCGAGTCGGTCCTGGTCACGGCGGCGGGCGGCGGGGTGGGACACCTGGCCGTCCAGCTGGCCCGGGCGCTCGGCGCGGGCCGGGTGATCGCGGCCGTGGGCGCCGGGGAGAAGGCCGGCTTCGTGCGGGGGCTCGGCGCGGACGAGGTGTTCCGCTACCAGGACGGAAGCTGGGGCGCGCCGGTGGACCTCGTCCTGGACGGTGTCGGGGGCGAGGTGCTGCCCAGGGCGCTCGACGCGCTGGCGCCGTTCGGCCGGCTGGTCGCCCTCGGCGGCGCGGGCGGCACGCTCGACGCCGGCGAACTGCTGGGCGGGATGCGGACGGTGACCGGTCTGTCGATGGCCGTGCTGGCCCGGCACCGCCCCGGGCTGCTCGACGAGTGGCGCCAGGAGCTCTGGGAGCTGCTCGGGCGGGGAGCGCTCCGGCCGGTCTGCACGGAGTTCCCGGTCACCGCGGCGGCCGAGGCGTTCGGCCTGCTGGAGCGCCGGGCCAACCTCGGCAAGGTGGTCCTGCGGATCAGCTGA
- the bldD gene encoding transcriptional regulator BldD, translated as MSSDYAKQLGGKLRAIRTQQGLSLHGVEEKSQGRWKAVVVGSYERGDRAVTVQRLAELAEFYGVPVQELLPGGTPGGAAEPPPRLVLDLERLTQVPSEKAGPLQRYAATIQSQRGDYNGKVLSIRQDDLRTLAVIYDQSPSILTEQLISWGVLNPDARRAVREEDAS; from the coding sequence ATGTCCAGCGACTACGCGAAGCAACTCGGGGGCAAGCTCCGAGCGATCCGCACTCAGCAGGGTCTCTCCCTGCACGGTGTCGAGGAGAAGTCCCAGGGGCGCTGGAAGGCAGTCGTCGTCGGTTCGTACGAGCGCGGCGACCGCGCGGTCACCGTGCAGCGGCTGGCCGAGCTGGCGGAGTTCTACGGCGTCCCGGTCCAGGAGCTGCTGCCCGGAGGGACTCCGGGCGGCGCGGCCGAGCCGCCGCCGCGCCTGGTCCTCGACCTGGAGAGACTGACCCAGGTGCCGTCCGAGAAGGCCGGTCCGCTGCAGCGCTACGCGGCGACCATCCAGAGCCAGCGCGGCGACTACAACGGCAAGGTGCTCTCGATCCGCCAGGACGACCTGCGCACGCTGGCCGTGATCTACGACCAGTCGCCGTCGATCCTCACCGAGCAGCTGATCTCCTGGGGCGTGCTGAACCCCGACGCGCGCCGGGCGGTGCGCGAGGAGGACGCGAGCTGA
- a CDS encoding EamA family transporter, protein MSALLALSASLLWGLADFGGGALTRRLPALSVVVASQLAAAVVLVVAVLATGGLADASPMLWYAVAAGVIGPFAMLAFYRALALGPMGVVSPLATVGVAVPVGVGLVLGERPGLLQAAGIAVAVVGVALAGGPERGGRSAGRTVLLLTLGAAFGFGAVMALVAHASGEGRLLLTLCVQRLCNIAVGGAALAPMLRPAGARRALGRELRGRMPALTAIGVADVAANGTYATASHSGSAAAAAVLASLFPVVTALMARGLLKERLRPVQVLGAGLAVAGTLLLAAA, encoded by the coding sequence ATGAGCGCCCTGCTCGCGCTCAGCGCCAGCCTGCTCTGGGGCCTGGCCGACTTCGGCGGCGGAGCCCTCACCCGGCGGCTGCCGGCCCTGTCGGTGGTGGTCGCCTCCCAGCTGGCGGCCGCCGTGGTGCTGGTGGTCGCCGTGCTCGCCACCGGCGGCCTCGCGGACGCCTCCCCGATGCTCTGGTACGCCGTCGCGGCCGGCGTGATCGGCCCGTTCGCGATGCTGGCCTTCTACCGGGCACTGGCACTGGGCCCGATGGGGGTGGTCTCGCCGCTGGCCACCGTCGGGGTGGCCGTCCCGGTCGGCGTCGGGCTGGTGCTCGGCGAGCGCCCCGGTCTCCTCCAGGCGGCCGGGATCGCGGTGGCGGTGGTCGGCGTCGCCCTGGCCGGCGGCCCGGAGCGCGGCGGGCGGTCCGCCGGCCGGACGGTCCTGCTGCTCACCCTGGGCGCAGCCTTCGGCTTCGGCGCCGTGATGGCCCTGGTCGCGCATGCCTCCGGCGAGGGCAGGCTGCTGCTGACCCTCTGCGTGCAGCGGCTCTGCAACATCGCCGTCGGCGGCGCCGCGCTCGCCCCGATGCTGCGCCCGGCCGGAGCCCGCCGGGCCCTCGGCCGGGAGCTGCGCGGGCGGATGCCCGCACTGACCGCGATCGGCGTGGCCGACGTGGCGGCGAACGGCACCTACGCGACGGCCTCGCACAGCGGGTCGGCGGCCGCGGCCGCCGTGCTCGCCTCGCTCTTCCCGGTGGTCACCGCCTTGATGGCGCGCGGCCTGCTGAAGGAGCGGCTGCGCCCCGTCCAGGTGCTGGGCGCCGGCCTGGCGGTGGCCGGGACCTTGCTGCTCGCCGCCGCCTGA
- a CDS encoding thioesterase family protein, translating to MTTAIRSEFDQGIALTPRPGGPGLYDGELGAGWQIGGGINGGLLLAVAGHALSLQHPEHPDPMSISGYYLSASRPGPATVSAEVIRGGRSLSTGTASLSQTDERGRSVERLRVLASFGDLGAAEGEVRTSAEPPRLPPPDQCIGMEHAPPQLIEQAALLERFDLRLDPATVGWALGQPSKNGRIQGWFRLADGRDPDPLLLLLVADALPPVTFDLGLPGWAPTIELTVHLRARPVPGWLRVVHSTRNLAGGHFEEDAEIWDESGRLVAQSRQLARAPRPA from the coding sequence ATGACCACGGCGATTCGCAGCGAGTTCGACCAGGGCATCGCCCTGACCCCGCGCCCCGGCGGGCCCGGCCTGTACGACGGTGAGCTCGGCGCCGGCTGGCAGATCGGCGGCGGCATCAACGGCGGGCTGCTGCTCGCGGTGGCCGGCCACGCGCTGTCCCTGCAGCATCCCGAGCACCCGGACCCGATGTCCATCAGCGGGTACTACCTCTCCGCCTCGCGGCCCGGCCCGGCCACCGTCAGCGCCGAGGTGATCCGCGGCGGCCGCAGCCTCTCCACCGGCACCGCCTCGCTGAGCCAGACCGACGAGCGGGGCCGCTCCGTCGAGCGGCTCCGGGTGCTCGCCAGCTTCGGCGACCTCGGCGCGGCCGAGGGCGAGGTGCGCACCAGCGCCGAGCCGCCGCGGCTGCCGCCGCCGGACCAGTGCATCGGGATGGAGCACGCGCCCCCGCAGCTGATCGAACAGGCCGCCCTGCTGGAGCGGTTCGACCTGCGGCTCGACCCGGCCACGGTCGGCTGGGCGCTCGGACAGCCGTCGAAGAACGGCCGGATCCAGGGCTGGTTCAGACTCGCCGACGGCCGCGATCCCGACCCGCTGCTGCTCCTGCTGGTCGCCGACGCGCTGCCGCCGGTCACCTTCGACCTGGGGCTGCCCGGCTGGGCGCCGACCATCGAGCTGACCGTCCACCTGCGGGCCAGACCCGTCCCCGGCTGGCTGCGGGTCGTCCACTCCACCCGCAACCTGGCCGGCGGCCACTTCGAGGAGGACGCCGAGATCTGGGACGAGTCCGGTCGCCTGGTGGCGCAGTCCCGGCAGCTCGCCCGGGCCCCGCGCCCCGCCTGA
- the nusB gene encoding transcription antitermination factor NusB: MSAARSKARTRAFQILFEADHRDVDPQRVLADWVARAREPKPDEGTPQIGEYTMQLIEGYVQHARRIDELISTYSVGWTLDRMPIADRNVLRLGAYELIWEDGVPDAVVLDEAVEIAKEFSTDDSPAFVNGLLARFMELKPTIRRD; the protein is encoded by the coding sequence GTGTCGGCCGCCCGTAGCAAGGCCCGTACGCGAGCCTTCCAGATCCTCTTCGAGGCCGACCACCGGGACGTCGACCCGCAGCGCGTCCTCGCCGACTGGGTGGCCCGCGCCCGGGAGCCCAAGCCGGACGAGGGCACCCCGCAGATCGGCGAGTACACCATGCAGCTGATCGAGGGGTACGTCCAGCACGCGCGTCGCATCGACGAGCTCATCTCCACCTACTCGGTGGGCTGGACCCTCGACCGGATGCCGATCGCGGACCGCAACGTCCTGCGGCTCGGCGCCTACGAGCTGATCTGGGAGGACGGTGTCCCGGACGCCGTCGTCCTGGACGAGGCCGTCGAGATCGCCAAGGAGTTCTCCACCGACGACTCCCCGGCGTTCGTCAACGGCCTGCTCGCGCGGTTCATGGAGCTGAAGCCCACGATCCGCCGCGACTGA
- a CDS encoding ArsR/SmtB family transcription factor produces MHLVPAERADHRTIDGHRVCEAIAAIGDTARVRAWAERFSLLADPGRLALLVALHRAGPLAVSDLAVATGMRDPAVSQALRLLRTAGVVAGERDGRVVRYRVVDQELGALLGPCAAAEHVGPEPAVS; encoded by the coding sequence ATGCATCTCGTACCGGCCGAGCGCGCGGACCACCGGACCATCGACGGGCACCGGGTCTGCGAGGCCATCGCCGCCATCGGCGACACCGCCCGGGTGCGCGCCTGGGCCGAGCGCTTCTCGCTGCTCGCCGACCCCGGCCGGCTCGCGCTGCTGGTCGCCCTGCACCGGGCCGGGCCGCTCGCCGTCAGCGACCTCGCGGTGGCCACCGGCATGCGCGACCCGGCCGTCTCGCAGGCGCTCCGGCTGCTGCGCACCGCCGGCGTGGTGGCCGGGGAGCGGGACGGCCGGGTGGTGCGCTACCGGGTCGTCGACCAGGAGCTCGGCGCCCTGCTGGGCCCCTGCGCGGCGGCCGAGCACGTGGGCCCGGAGCCGGCCGTCAGCTGA
- a CDS encoding Fpg/Nei family DNA glycosylase — MPEGHIIHRLAAENLKTFGGRPVRVSSPQGRFADGAKLIDGQLLATAEATGKHLFLGFEEGAWLHVHLGLYGGFTFGEGRAPAPVGVVRLRLENDDAYADLRGPTTCELLTAAEKAAVHARLGPDPLRADADPDLAWRRISASRTTVAALLMDQKVLAGVGNVYRAEVLFRLGISPHRAGRDLTRAEWDAVWADLVGLMHEGVGAGRIDTVRPEHTPEAMGRPPRVDDHGGEVYVYRRAAMPCLVCGTDVRTEEHAARNLFWCPSCQQA, encoded by the coding sequence GTGCCCGAAGGCCACATCATCCACCGCCTCGCCGCCGAGAACCTCAAGACCTTCGGCGGCCGCCCCGTCCGGGTCTCCAGCCCGCAGGGGCGGTTCGCCGACGGCGCCAAGCTGATCGACGGGCAGCTGCTGGCCACCGCCGAGGCCACCGGCAAGCACCTCTTCCTCGGCTTCGAGGAGGGCGCCTGGCTGCACGTCCACCTCGGCCTCTACGGCGGCTTCACCTTCGGCGAGGGCCGGGCCCCCGCGCCGGTCGGCGTGGTGCGGCTGCGCCTGGAGAACGACGACGCGTACGCGGATCTGCGCGGCCCCACCACCTGCGAGCTGCTGACCGCCGCCGAGAAGGCCGCCGTGCACGCCCGCCTCGGCCCCGACCCGCTGCGCGCGGACGCCGACCCCGACCTGGCCTGGCGGCGGATCTCCGCCAGCCGGACGACGGTCGCCGCGCTGCTGATGGACCAGAAGGTGCTGGCCGGGGTCGGCAACGTCTACCGCGCCGAGGTGCTGTTCCGGCTCGGCATCAGCCCGCACCGGGCGGGCCGGGACCTCACCCGCGCCGAGTGGGACGCCGTCTGGGCCGATCTGGTGGGCCTGATGCACGAGGGCGTCGGCGCGGGCCGGATCGACACCGTCCGCCCCGAGCACACCCCGGAGGCGATGGGCCGCCCGCCGCGGGTGGACGACCACGGCGGCGAGGTCTACGTCTACCGCCGTGCGGCGATGCCCTGCCTGGTCTGCGGGACGGACGTCCGCACCGAGGAGCACGCCGCCCGCAACCTCTTCTGGTGCCCCTCCTGCCAGCAGGCCTGA
- a CDS encoding M24 family metallopeptidase, translating to MSDAYAGRRERLRENCSAKGADAALITRPSNVRYLTGCGPCGATLLLTRERALLALPDDLPPDDTGEHLLGEDLSQLLVTAGVDTAFAAAEAAAQLRVGDLVVEEHDLTVARHRAVSGLAEGVRLADLGRAVERMRVVKDEHEIADLRIAAEIADQALSELLESILVGRTERHLAMELERRMIDHGADKAAFPVSVGTGSHSGQENHRPTDRRVEEGDFLTVVLGAQYRGYGVSTARTFVIGASPAPWQVELHRLVFRAQRAGREALGPGVESCVPDLAAREILQAAGHSEASPHPVGHGIGLEIREAPRLGPADMGKLDNRVPVTVGPGVHLPGKGGVRIEDTLVVRPLEEGGPELLTITTKELLAL from the coding sequence ATGTCTGATGCGTACGCGGGCCGGCGGGAGCGTCTGAGGGAGAACTGCAGCGCGAAGGGGGCGGACGCGGCGCTGATCACCCGGCCGTCGAACGTCCGCTACCTCACCGGCTGCGGCCCGTGCGGTGCCACCCTGCTGCTCACCCGGGAGCGCGCGCTGCTGGCGCTGCCGGACGACCTGCCGCCGGACGACACCGGTGAGCACCTGCTCGGCGAGGACCTCAGTCAGCTGCTGGTGACGGCCGGCGTCGACACCGCGTTCGCGGCCGCCGAGGCCGCAGCCCAGCTGCGGGTAGGCGATCTGGTGGTCGAGGAGCACGACCTGACCGTCGCCCGGCACCGCGCGGTGTCCGGCCTCGCCGAGGGCGTACGCCTGGCGGACCTGGGTCGGGCGGTCGAGCGGATGCGGGTGGTCAAGGACGAGCACGAGATCGCCGACCTGCGGATCGCCGCCGAGATCGCCGACCAGGCCCTGAGCGAACTGCTCGAATCGATCCTGGTCGGGCGGACCGAACGACACCTGGCGATGGAGCTGGAGCGCCGCATGATCGACCACGGGGCGGACAAGGCGGCCTTCCCGGTCTCCGTCGGCACCGGCAGCCACTCCGGGCAGGAGAACCACCGGCCCACCGACCGGCGGGTGGAGGAGGGGGACTTCCTGACCGTCGTGCTCGGCGCCCAGTACCGCGGCTACGGCGTCTCCACCGCCCGGACCTTCGTCATCGGCGCCTCCCCGGCGCCCTGGCAGGTGGAGCTCCACCGGCTGGTCTTCCGAGCCCAGCGGGCCGGCCGGGAGGCGCTCGGCCCGGGGGTCGAAAGCTGCGTACCCGACCTGGCGGCGCGGGAGATCCTGCAGGCCGCCGGTCATTCCGAGGCCTCGCCGCACCCCGTCGGGCACGGCATCGGGCTGGAGATCCGGGAGGCGCCGCGTCTCGGTCCCGCAGACATGGGTAAACTGGACAATCGCGTGCCGGTCACCGTCGGCCCCGGGGTTCATCTCCCGGGAAAGGGCGGGGTCCGGATCGAGGACACGCTCGTGGTACGCCCCCTCGAAGAGGGCGGGCCCGAGCTGCTCACCATCACCACCAAGGAGCTCCTCGCCCTGTAG
- a CDS encoding MarR family winged helix-turn-helix transcriptional regulator: MSETPLAHLQTLPSWLLGRASALGHRLVADQFAREGVRLPHHAVLCGVAEHGPLAQADLARIVRIDPKDLVAVLDDLQSREFVTRAPDPKDRRKNTVALSPAGHDLLARLRILGDRANAALLAPLDPEERTRLVELLARVVAAPRD, translated from the coding sequence ATGTCCGAGACCCCGCTCGCCCACCTGCAGACCCTGCCAAGCTGGCTGCTCGGACGGGCCTCCGCCCTCGGGCACCGCCTGGTGGCCGATCAGTTCGCGCGTGAGGGCGTCCGTCTGCCGCACCACGCGGTGCTCTGCGGCGTGGCCGAGCACGGTCCGCTCGCCCAGGCGGACCTCGCCAGGATCGTGCGGATCGACCCCAAGGACCTGGTCGCCGTCCTCGACGACCTCCAGTCCAGGGAGTTCGTGACCCGCGCACCGGACCCGAAGGACCGACGGAAGAACACCGTCGCGCTCTCCCCCGCCGGCCACGACCTGCTGGCCCGGCTGCGGATCCTCGGCGACCGGGCAAACGCCGCGCTGCTGGCGCCGCTCGACCCCGAGGAGCGCACCCGGCTGGTGGAGCTGCTCGCCCGGGTCGTCGCCGCCCCGCGGGACTGA
- a CDS encoding type B 50S ribosomal protein L31 produces the protein MQTGIHPAYRPVVFRDRSGDLAFLTRSTIGTGTGTGTGRTVEWEDGNSYPVVDVEVSSASHPFHTGRARVLDGAGRVEAFHRRYGRRHG, from the coding sequence ATGCAGACCGGCATCCACCCCGCGTACCGCCCCGTCGTCTTCCGCGACCGCAGCGGCGACCTGGCCTTCCTCACCCGATCGACCATCGGCACCGGCACCGGCACCGGCACCGGGCGGACCGTCGAGTGGGAGGACGGCAACAGCTACCCCGTGGTCGACGTCGAGGTCTCCTCGGCGAGCCACCCCTTCCACACCGGTCGGGCCCGGGTGCTGGACGGCGCCGGCCGGGTCGAGGCCTTCCACCGCCGCTACGGCAGGCGGCACGGCTGA
- the efp gene encoding elongation factor P — MASTNDLKNGMVLKLDGGKLWSVVEFQHVKPGKGPAFVRTKLKEVLTGKVVDKTFNAGTKVETASVDKRGMQFSYKDGSNFVFMDTDTYDQVIIEPAVVGDAAKYLLEGFEAVVAMYEGSPLYIELPASVELLIQHTEPGVQGDRSTGGSKPATLETGAEIAVPLFIVTGEKIKVDTRDGSYLGRVK, encoded by the coding sequence GTGGCTTCCACGAACGATCTCAAGAACGGCATGGTCCTCAAGCTCGACGGTGGCAAGCTCTGGTCCGTCGTAGAGTTCCAGCACGTCAAGCCGGGCAAGGGCCCCGCCTTCGTGCGCACCAAGCTCAAGGAGGTCCTGACCGGCAAGGTCGTGGACAAGACCTTCAACGCGGGCACCAAGGTCGAGACCGCCAGCGTCGACAAGCGCGGCATGCAGTTCTCGTACAAGGACGGCTCGAACTTCGTGTTCATGGACACGGACACCTACGACCAGGTGATCATCGAGCCCGCCGTCGTCGGCGACGCCGCCAAGTACCTGCTCGAGGGCTTCGAGGCCGTCGTGGCGATGTACGAGGGCTCCCCGCTCTACATCGAGCTCCCGGCCTCGGTCGAGCTGCTCATCCAGCACACCGAGCCGGGCGTCCAGGGCGACCGCTCCACCGGTGGCTCCAAGCCGGCCACGCTGGAGACCGGCGCCGAGATCGCCGTCCCGCTCTTCATCGTCACCGGCGAGAAGATCAAGGTCGACACCCGCGACGGCAGCTACCTCGGCCGGGTGAAGTAA